A single region of the Hoeflea prorocentri genome encodes:
- a CDS encoding TIGR03808 family TAT-translocated repetitive protein, whose amino-acid sequence MTKTTRRSLLIGAGSALTGVVMPAAARAQDMRLADLRGSLDAVDLGMRPGAGDDQSRALSDILDRASTERKPVFLPPGAYAVSNLNLPEFVHLSGVPGATRLVYGGAGHLMMADNAQSIRLSGMTIDGANRWLDDYAQATIQISRTGSVVIEDCDIAGSRKHALMFEACGGSVMNSRISGAALAAIYSVEGLGLRIADNDILDCANGGILIHRWTPGYDGSLVTGNRIARIASQAGGTGQNGNGINVYRADNVLIANNTLTGCAFSAIRSNSGTDIQIVGNQCHDSGETAIYSEFSFQGAVIANNLVDGAANGISVANFNEGGRLATINGNVIRNLSTEGPYVPDGFGFGWGIGVEADTAVTGNVIDEAPRAGILMGWGPYLRGVAATGNVVRNSALGVAVSVVDGVQGILINNNIFQNTLRGAVVGHRWSERVTGDLTQEGADAFDELTVSGNTVV is encoded by the coding sequence GACAAAAACGACACGCCGCTCATTGCTGATTGGCGCCGGCTCCGCCCTGACGGGCGTCGTGATGCCGGCCGCCGCCCGGGCCCAGGACATGCGCCTTGCGGATTTGCGCGGCTCTCTGGATGCGGTTGACCTCGGCATGCGGCCTGGCGCGGGCGACGATCAAAGCCGTGCACTCAGCGATATCCTCGACCGCGCTTCGACGGAGCGCAAGCCTGTGTTCCTTCCGCCGGGCGCATACGCGGTCTCCAACCTGAACCTTCCTGAGTTCGTGCACCTGTCGGGCGTGCCCGGCGCGACCCGGCTTGTTTACGGCGGCGCCGGTCATCTCATGATGGCGGACAATGCACAGAGTATCCGGCTAAGCGGCATGACCATCGACGGAGCCAATCGCTGGCTCGACGATTACGCGCAGGCCACCATACAGATAAGCCGGACCGGCAGTGTCGTTATTGAAGACTGTGATATTGCCGGCAGTCGAAAACATGCCCTCATGTTCGAGGCCTGTGGCGGATCGGTGATGAACTCTCGCATCTCGGGCGCCGCCCTTGCCGCCATCTACAGCGTCGAAGGCCTCGGGCTGCGCATTGCCGATAACGACATTCTGGACTGTGCCAATGGCGGTATCCTGATCCACCGCTGGACGCCCGGCTATGACGGCAGCCTGGTGACAGGAAACCGTATTGCCCGCATTGCCTCCCAGGCCGGTGGCACGGGGCAGAATGGCAATGGCATCAATGTCTATCGGGCAGACAATGTGCTGATCGCCAACAACACACTCACGGGCTGCGCTTTCTCTGCGATCCGCTCAAACAGCGGGACCGATATCCAGATTGTCGGCAACCAGTGCCACGACAGCGGCGAAACGGCGATCTACTCGGAGTTTTCGTTTCAAGGCGCAGTCATTGCCAACAATCTTGTCGACGGGGCGGCCAACGGCATATCGGTCGCCAACTTCAACGAAGGCGGCAGGCTGGCGACGATCAACGGCAATGTGATCCGCAACCTGTCGACCGAAGGCCCCTATGTGCCCGACGGGTTCGGGTTTGGCTGGGGTATCGGCGTGGAAGCCGATACCGCGGTCACCGGCAATGTTATCGACGAAGCGCCGCGCGCCGGCATCCTGATGGGCTGGGGGCCCTATCTTCGCGGGGTCGCCGCAACGGGGAATGTTGTTCGAAACAGCGCGCTCGGCGTTGCCGTCTCGGTCGTAGACGGCGTTCAGGGAATCCTGATCAATAACAATATCTTTCAAAACACACTGCGCGGAGCAGTTGTCGGGCATCGCTGGAGCGAGCGGGTAACCGGTGACCTCACGCAAGAGGGTGCCGACGCGTTCGACGAGTTGACGGTCAGCGGCAATACGGTGGTATAG